In Vibrio mangrovi, the DNA window CATATTCGCCTTCCTGAACCAAAGACTGATGAGCTGCCTGATGAACATAGTCATCGTGATATTCCACTGAATAGAGATATTCGAGAGGAACATTGTCCAATGCATCGATCTCTTTACCAAACAGCGATGCCAGTTTCTGATTACATCTGACAATCCTTCTTTTCTGTAGAAATGCAATCCCAACGCCTGAATATTCCAGTAAACGCTGCTGCTCCTGTAAAATACGATGTAGCTCCTCTTCCGCTTTCTGGCGGATCTGACTCTCTTCTATCAGTTGTCGGTTTTTTTCGGATAAGCGATGCTGCATATCGCACAAAGCCAGATGAGTATTGATCCGGGATACGACTTCTTCGATCTGGAAAGGCTTAGTAATATAATCAACGCCCCCGACGTCAAAACCAGTTACTTTATCTTTCACATCATTCAGAGCCGTCATGAAAATAACCGGAATCTTGCGGGTTTTGTCGCTCTGCTTCAACTGAGTACAAACTTCAAAACCATTCATTCCCGGCATCATGACATCCAGCAGGATAAGATCAGGTACCACATAAGCTGCCCGCTGCAACCCTTCTTCCCCGTCTTCCGCAACCAGCACCTGAAAATGCCGCTCATCCAGTTCGTCAACTAACACGCCCAGATTGGCTGGCGTGTCATCGATGATCAATATAACTTTCTGCTGCTGCCTCAGTGCCGGATGCTCCACAATACTCATATGGCAGATTTCCTTTCCAATAAATCAGTGACCAACAGGGATATCGACCGGGATTGAAAAGCTTTTGCCATATCAATCAAATGATCGGCAAAAGTACGATAACGGGAATCACCTTCTTTCAGTGCTTCAGCCCAACGGCGGATATCCCGCATATTGCCGATCAATGCCAGATGACGGAGTTCTTCCAGTTGCTCTCTGGGTGGTGCAATCCATCCGGAAGTGTCTGAAACGATTGACGACAGTTCCGGTTCAGCCGACTGCTCATCAGTGATCCATTGTAAATCCAACTGTTTCCCAATCAGAGCTAACAATAGCTTTCTGTCAATCGGTTTGCTGACAAACCCATTGGCTCCGGCGGCTTCCCCCTGAGCCAGTTCATTATTGGATGCGCTGGCAGAAACAATCAGTACCGGAATATTTTCCAGCTCAGAGCGTTGCCGGATATTCCGGGTCGCTTCCAACCCATCCATCACTGGCATGACAATATCCATCAGAATTAAATCCGGTCGTTCTGCACAAGCTTGTTCTACACCGGCTCGACCATCATTAGCTTCCAATGTTTCAAAGCCAATTTCCTCAAGTAAATCCACCAGCAACATCCGGTTTTCCGGAATATCATCCACAATGAGAACCCGCTTCCTTTCTCCTTCATAGCCGATAATATTTTCCTGACTGATGTGAGTTTTATGCTCACAATGCTCTTCAACAATCAACAGATTCAGAGAAAAATAAAACTGGCTGCCGACACCGACCTGGCTATTGACCTGAATGTCTCCGCCCATCTGCCTGACCAGTTGCCGACTGACGGCCAGTCCCAGTCCCGTTCCGGCAACTCTGCGTTTTTTATCTCCGACCTGCTCAAATGGATGGAAAATAATTTCCTGCATATCGTCGGCGATACCAATACCACTGTCTTCCACCGAGAAAGTAACCTGTACATACCGATCCGTCGCGGGCTGCTCAGTCTGAACTTTCAGACGGACATATCCAGTGTCGGTATACTTCACCGCATTGCCTAACAAGTTCAATAAAACCTGACGCAGACGTTTCTCATCCAGAAACATCGTCGGAAAAATCTGTGATGGTATATCAAGTTTGAGTGCCAGGCCTCTCTGAGATGCCTTGATCCGAATAATATCGATAACGCTTTGCAGACAACATTTCAAATCGACAGCTTCCGGTGTCAGATCCAGTCGTCCGGCTTCAATCTTAGACAAGTCCAGCAGGTCATTAATCAGTGTCAGCAAATGGTGCCCACTCTGCATAATCGTATTCAGACCATCATGCTGACGTTCATCCAGATTAGGTTCCCGGCGCATCAATTGGGCATAGCCAAGAATCGCATTCAGGGGAGTTCTGAGCTCGTGACTCATGTTAGCCAGAAAAACAGACTTAGCATGGGTTGCCGCTTCAGCCTGAATTCTGGCCCTGTTCAGTTCGGTAGCCTGAGCTTCTAGTTCTTCGGTTTTATGCTGTAAGTCTTCTGTCCGCTCAACAACCATCTTCTCAAGTTGTGACATAATCCGCTGCCGCTCAGATTTAGCTTCCGCTTCCATCTCCCGGACTTTGACCGCATTTTCCTGAAAGACTTTAACCGCCCGGGACATACTTCCGACTTCATCCTGCCGTTCGAGCCCGGTAATACTGACTTCCAGATGACCGGTCGCCAGTTGGCGCATGACTGCGGCCAGAGAGACAATGGGCCTTGCAATCAGGCGGGAGGTTGACCATGCAATAAACAGAGCTGTCAGCGCCGTAATCACTCCGGCCACCATGCCGGAAACTTCGCTCCATTCATTATGTCTGGCTGCAGCAACCTGCTGCTCCTGGGCAAACTGGGAAACCAGTGAGGATGTCCGGACCGCTTCTTCCCGGACTTTCTGGTGAACCCGGGAAAGCGCATAACTTGCCTGACGAAAGCGGAGAAACGCATCCCGGTATCCATCAATCAGAGAATTCACCGTCACAGCCGAATTTAATGTTTTATCTGAAGTATTCACTGAAGGCAAAATACGTGAATAACGGGCAAGTTGATCCAGTGTTTCATGGACTGATGCGGCGGCTTCATCAGTCGACAGCAGATGAAATGTCAATGTTTTGGCTTCCAGATGTGCGACACGCTCTGCAAATCGTCGGGAAACATTCACCGAGTTCTGTAGCAATCCGGTTTCGGTTCGCAGGTCGTCCATTGCCCGGCCCAGCATACTCTCTTTCGCCACAACCACTTTTTCCATTTGGTTAATCATCCGGTCAATGACCTCAAAATGACCCAGCATCTGGCTATAAAGAACATTACTGTCTGTCGGTGAATCATCAGACAAAGACCGGACATTCTGATCAGTCAGGTCAACAACCTGCTGCAATTGTTTTGTTGCA includes these proteins:
- a CDS encoding response regulator, with the translated sequence MMKIRSFEHWSITTKITVSVILLVLLNVGVSAVDLYSLKQMKKSVEMVGYGSAVMVSVNNAAKRVENFISSHDPSRLDEVKAIMAENVEILAHLDLRELDTVHTEEVSSLKRRMRYFSNTVDVLRLATEMMNTEITNMTRQHIQLQNVAVAIENNLEQRRERLEQRMDQHDAGMDKVYHSHQILQSLRNGAHKMTSVLLLYMMGKGKPQEPVVEIRQALQSMLPVVKMLKDLNDEDEWLAATKQLQQVVDLTDQNVRSLSDDSPTDSNVLYSQMLGHFEVIDRMINQMEKVVVAKESMLGRAMDDLRTETGLLQNSVNVSRRFAERVAHLEAKTLTFHLLSTDEAAASVHETLDQLARYSRILPSVNTSDKTLNSAVTVNSLIDGYRDAFLRFRQASYALSRVHQKVREEAVRTSSLVSQFAQEQQVAAARHNEWSEVSGMVAGVITALTALFIAWSTSRLIARPIVSLAAVMRQLATGHLEVSITGLERQDEVGSMSRAVKVFQENAVKVREMEAEAKSERQRIMSQLEKMVVERTEDLQHKTEELEAQATELNRARIQAEAATHAKSVFLANMSHELRTPLNAILGYAQLMRREPNLDERQHDGLNTIMQSGHHLLTLINDLLDLSKIEAGRLDLTPEAVDLKCCLQSVIDIIRIKASQRGLALKLDIPSQIFPTMFLDEKRLRQVLLNLLGNAVKYTDTGYVRLKVQTEQPATDRYVQVTFSVEDSGIGIADDMQEIIFHPFEQVGDKKRRVAGTGLGLAVSRQLVRQMGGDIQVNSQVGVGSQFYFSLNLLIVEEHCEHKTHISQENIIGYEGERKRVLIVDDIPENRMLLVDLLEEIGFETLEANDGRAGVEQACAERPDLILMDIVMPVMDGLEATRNIRQRSELENIPVLIVSASASNNELAQGEAAGANGFVSKPIDRKLLLALIGKQLDLQWITDEQSAEPELSSIVSDTSGWIAPPREQLEELRHLALIGNMRDIRRWAEALKEGDSRYRTFADHLIDMAKAFQSRSISLLVTDLLERKSAI